A window of Pedococcus aerophilus contains these coding sequences:
- a CDS encoding HNH endonuclease signature motif containing protein has protein sequence MSTAPLSTVPDALAPGSWGVRNRALWDRTAAVAGQLNRVQAELVDIIDEVMTGGHWGEGGFKSPEHYLVVRAGLAPAHAADIVAVARRRSELTDAGTALSAGELSLDQVAVLARNVPTSHQKSLTRFAREATVPQLRRAVRMHAFPADPVPEPGDDGPAATITAPDARALVREEHDAAKASVAEQRACARPELTMTYDADGRFQLRYSAPATIGALVEQAVKEAKDALFTLRRRETDNSTSDSPTDRDQLLDQHAGLPTYADALEEMANRSLASMTSTSRAAHYRVYLHLDTNGAWVTGGHAIPKRLLGRFVSDGVVQPVWETQGRPVSVGRSMRILPERSRRLVLDRDRGCRFPGCPTTNTGFVEIHHLHPWADGGTTDTTNQISLCTRHHDGIDRGDYQITGDPDRPDGLTVVNRYGLPIRPPRPDETAPPPGGDPTVPAGTYRPPTGGNASWNDIELPSDLEIDHPELARTRPPGQPTRTPRTPTRRRTTSSGAGLVIISEGLIPWE, from the coding sequence ATGTCGACCGCTCCCCTCAGCACCGTCCCCGACGCACTCGCGCCGGGCAGCTGGGGTGTGCGGAACCGGGCCCTGTGGGACCGGACCGCCGCCGTTGCAGGACAGTTGAACCGGGTGCAGGCGGAGCTGGTCGACATCATCGACGAGGTCATGACCGGCGGTCACTGGGGTGAGGGCGGGTTCAAGTCCCCCGAGCACTACCTGGTGGTCCGGGCCGGGTTGGCCCCTGCCCACGCCGCCGACATCGTCGCTGTGGCTCGGCGCCGGTCGGAGCTGACCGACGCCGGGACTGCACTGTCTGCCGGTGAGCTGTCCCTGGACCAGGTCGCGGTCCTGGCCCGCAATGTGCCCACGAGTCACCAGAAGTCGCTGACCCGATTCGCCCGCGAAGCAACCGTGCCCCAGCTACGTCGTGCGGTCCGGATGCACGCCTTCCCTGCCGATCCAGTACCCGAACCGGGCGACGACGGACCAGCAGCGACCATCACCGCGCCAGACGCCCGCGCCCTGGTGAGGGAAGAGCACGACGCCGCGAAGGCCTCGGTCGCGGAGCAGCGGGCCTGTGCGCGGCCCGAGCTGACCATGACGTACGACGCTGATGGTCGGTTCCAGCTGCGGTACTCCGCGCCCGCGACCATCGGCGCGCTGGTCGAACAGGCCGTGAAGGAGGCCAAGGACGCGTTGTTCACCCTCCGCCGCCGTGAGACCGACAACAGCACCAGCGACTCTCCGACCGACAGGGACCAGCTCCTTGACCAGCATGCTGGGCTGCCGACCTATGCCGACGCGCTCGAGGAGATGGCCAACCGGTCCCTGGCCTCAATGACGTCGACCTCACGGGCGGCGCACTACCGGGTGTACCTGCACCTGGACACCAATGGTGCCTGGGTCACCGGCGGGCACGCGATCCCCAAGCGGCTGCTCGGGCGCTTCGTGTCGGATGGCGTGGTCCAACCCGTCTGGGAAACCCAAGGGCGACCGGTCTCGGTCGGGCGGTCGATGCGGATCCTGCCCGAACGCTCCCGACGCCTGGTCCTCGACCGCGACCGAGGCTGCCGGTTCCCCGGCTGCCCCACCACCAACACCGGCTTCGTCGAGATCCACCACCTGCACCCCTGGGCCGACGGCGGCACCACCGACACGACCAACCAGATCTCGTTGTGCACCAGGCACCACGACGGCATCGACCGTGGCGACTACCAGATCACCGGCGACCCCGACCGACCCGACGGACTGACCGTGGTCAACCGGTACGGGCTACCCATCCGCCCACCCCGACCCGACGAGACAGCACCACCACCCGGCGGCGACCCGACCGTCCCGGCCGGCACCTACCGACCACCCACCGGCGGCAACGCCAGCTGGAACGACATCGAGCTCCCCTCCGACCTCGAGATCGACCACCCCGAACTCGCCCGCACCAGACCACCCGGACAACCCACCCGCACACCCCGCACCCCAACCAGGCGCAGGACCACATCCTCCGGAGCCGGACTCGTCATCATCTCCGAAGGCCTCATTCCCTGGGAATGA
- a CDS encoding alpha/beta hydrolase family protein produces MSRPKVPPLAPDRRPLRTAATVAGVTAGSLAATAAVSSVGLAAYLARRALTPDRQRPDDTQILAVDETSVTLDVTPETVVPGRYGLWLDKSSGHVRLGDILDVDEERGRVRREVLGVDSGHLAPGYGRWDQYFYAGPPDRALGMRTEYVDVLTELGTMPAWVIRAPKPSTRWAVLVHGRGARRDEGLRAAKPLHNSGINIIIPSYRNDLGARRGADGRYNLGLSEWRDIEDAALFAVQQGARELLLVGWSMGGAIVLQTLSRSWLADHVSHVVLDAPVIDWTDVLIHHGRLHGIPDPIGGLSRFIMGRRLTRRLAGVHDPVDVAQTNWVAKASELRHRTLIIHSVDDEFVPVGPSQQLAAARPDLVTMEHWDTSRHTKEWNVDPDRWERSVADFVSS; encoded by the coding sequence GTGTCGCGCCCGAAGGTCCCGCCGCTGGCGCCCGACCGGCGGCCGCTGCGCACCGCCGCCACCGTGGCCGGGGTGACCGCTGGTTCCCTCGCGGCCACGGCTGCCGTCTCCTCCGTCGGGCTGGCCGCCTACCTCGCCCGCCGGGCCCTGACCCCTGATCGTCAACGTCCCGACGACACGCAGATCCTTGCCGTCGACGAGACCTCGGTGACCCTCGACGTGACGCCGGAGACCGTGGTGCCGGGACGGTACGGCCTGTGGCTGGACAAGTCGTCCGGGCATGTGCGGCTCGGGGACATCCTCGACGTCGACGAGGAGCGTGGCCGGGTTCGTCGCGAGGTGCTGGGGGTCGACTCGGGTCACCTGGCGCCGGGGTACGGCCGGTGGGACCAGTACTTCTACGCGGGCCCGCCGGACCGCGCGCTCGGGATGCGCACGGAGTACGTCGACGTCCTCACCGAGCTCGGGACGATGCCGGCGTGGGTGATCCGTGCCCCGAAGCCGTCGACCCGCTGGGCGGTGCTCGTGCACGGTCGTGGTGCTCGTCGTGACGAGGGTCTGCGTGCTGCGAAACCGTTGCACAACAGTGGGATCAACATCATCATCCCGTCCTACCGCAACGACCTCGGAGCGCGACGCGGTGCGGATGGGCGGTACAACCTGGGCCTGTCGGAGTGGCGTGACATCGAGGACGCAGCACTGTTCGCGGTGCAGCAGGGAGCGCGCGAGCTGCTCCTCGTCGGGTGGTCGATGGGCGGGGCCATCGTGCTCCAGACCCTGAGCCGCTCGTGGCTGGCCGACCACGTCAGCCACGTGGTGCTGGATGCCCCGGTGATCGACTGGACCGACGTCCTGATCCACCACGGTCGGCTGCACGGCATCCCCGACCCGATCGGTGGCCTGAGTCGGTTCATCATGGGCCGGCGACTCACCCGGCGGCTGGCGGGGGTCCACGATCCTGTCGACGTGGCGCAGACGAACTGGGTGGCCAAGGCCTCCGAGCTGCGGCACCGGACGCTGATCATCCACTCGGTCGACGACGAGTTCGTGCCCGTCGGGCCCTCGCAGCAGCTGGCTGCCGCCCGGCCGGATCTCGTGACGATGGAGCACTGGGACACCTCCCGCCACACGAAGGAGTGGAACGTCGACCCGGACCGGTGGGAGCGTTCGGTCGCCGACTTCGTCAGCAGCTAG
- a CDS encoding dihydrofolate reductase family protein, protein MRLLLNETGLPSSSSSSSSSSADAGSSDLDEAALREVYAVPADRAWLRVNFVASLDGAVTGADGRSGSINTPADFRVFSVLRQLADVVVVGAGTVRAEGYPALQDEDPDAPVLAVVSNRGELPPTVAAMTSPQGAALMITCEHAAAEKVEAAKGVLGESNVIVTGGERVDLVAARQALEEKGFRSILSEGGPSLFATMLEAGVVDEVDLTWAPTLVGGDHGRIAGGPDLDVALTPMLLLEEDGTVLGRWRVGR, encoded by the coding sequence ATGCGCCTGCTGCTCAACGAGACCGGTCTGCCCTCGTCGTCCTCGTCGTCCTCGTCGTCCTCGGCGGACGCCGGCTCCAGCGACCTCGATGAGGCCGCCCTGCGTGAGGTGTATGCCGTGCCGGCCGACCGAGCGTGGCTGCGCGTCAACTTCGTGGCTTCCCTCGACGGTGCCGTCACCGGTGCCGACGGCCGCTCCGGGAGCATCAACACGCCTGCGGACTTCCGCGTCTTCTCGGTGCTGCGTCAGCTCGCGGACGTCGTGGTCGTCGGCGCGGGAACCGTTCGGGCAGAGGGGTATCCAGCGCTCCAAGACGAGGACCCGGACGCGCCGGTCCTGGCCGTGGTCAGCAACCGGGGAGAGCTGCCGCCGACCGTGGCCGCCATGACGTCTCCTCAGGGCGCAGCGCTGATGATCACCTGCGAGCACGCGGCTGCGGAGAAGGTGGAGGCTGCCAAGGGGGTCCTCGGTGAGAGCAACGTGATCGTCACCGGCGGTGAACGCGTCGACCTCGTGGCGGCTCGTCAGGCGCTGGAGGAAAAGGGATTTCGGAGCATCCTGTCCGAGGGTGGTCCGTCGCTGTTCGCCACCATGCTCGAGGCCGGAGTCGTTGACGAGGTCGACCTCACCTGGGCACCCACCCTCGTCGGCGGCGACCACGGCCGGATCGCCGGAGGGCCGGACCTCGACGTGGCCCTGACGCCCATGCTTCTCCTGGAGGAGGACGGGACGGTCCTCGGTCGATGGCGCGTGGGCCGCTAG